Proteins co-encoded in one Streptomyces sp. JH34 genomic window:
- a CDS encoding TylF/MycF/NovP-related O-methyltransferase, which translates to MSRKTCVLSGPMAWRNAVNGVLQQLTGYQLRRATVPAPRSAPAAAQAPPVVKPVVARKPALPADYDDEAKDIIRAVKPYTMTSPERLNAFVLATRHIVRHGIPGDIVECGVWRGGSMQACAKTLLSLGETDRDLYLFDTYEGMTPPTAEDLRRDGRPARELLDAQGKDRPIWAVASLEDVRTGFEQVPYPKDRVHYVQGKVEDTVPERAPERISILRLDTDWYASTKHELQHLYGRLVSGGVLLIDDYGYWQGSRQAVDEFLEETGEQLLLLRMDEGRIAVKP; encoded by the coding sequence ATGAGCCGCAAAACGTGCGTACTGTCCGGCCCCATGGCTTGGCGCAACGCCGTCAACGGCGTCCTTCAGCAACTCACCGGATACCAGCTCAGGCGTGCGACCGTACCCGCTCCCCGGTCCGCCCCCGCGGCCGCACAGGCCCCGCCCGTGGTGAAGCCCGTCGTGGCGAGGAAACCGGCCCTCCCCGCGGACTACGACGACGAGGCCAAGGACATCATCCGCGCGGTCAAGCCGTACACGATGACCTCGCCGGAACGCCTCAACGCCTTCGTCCTCGCGACCCGGCACATCGTCAGGCACGGCATCCCGGGAGACATCGTCGAGTGCGGTGTCTGGCGCGGCGGTTCCATGCAGGCCTGCGCGAAGACGCTCCTGTCGCTCGGCGAGACCGACCGGGACCTCTACCTCTTCGACACCTACGAGGGCATGACCCCGCCCACCGCGGAGGACCTGCGGCGGGACGGCAGGCCGGCCAGGGAACTGCTGGACGCGCAGGGCAAGGACCGGCCGATCTGGGCCGTGGCCTCCCTCGAGGACGTACGGACCGGGTTCGAGCAGGTCCCGTACCCGAAGGACCGCGTCCACTACGTGCAGGGGAAGGTCGAGGACACCGTCCCGGAGCGTGCGCCGGAGCGGATCTCCATCCTCCGGCTGGACACCGACTGGTACGCGTCGACCAAGCACGAACTGCAGCACCTGTACGGACGCCTGGTGAGCGGCGGGGTGCTGCTGATCGACGACTACGGCTACTGGCAGGGATCGCGCCAGGCCGTGGACGAGTTCCTGGAGGAGACCGGCGAGCAGCTCCTGCTGCTGCGCATGGACGAGGGCCGCATCGCCGTCAAACCCTGA
- a CDS encoding bifunctional glycosyltransferase/CDP-glycerol:glycerophosphate glycerophosphotransferase has translation MAPRLTVVVPLYNVEEYLGACLESLAGQTMADLEVVMVDDGSTDRSADVAMEFSRRDPRFRLIRQRNEGLGAARNAGAAQAHPDGGFLTFVDSDDVVPPGAFARMLGELDASGSDFATGNVLRLRADGLLEQSPMFRRPMEKPRRATHVTRDWILLGDRIACNKVFRRSFWDQHAFTFPTGVLYEDIAVVLPAHFLARSVDVVEEPVYHWRDRAGSITTRRAVARGIRDRVTAVSTVSRFLADRGMTEGKRRYDEHALSGDLWLFIEALPDGDEDFHEAFLTHTNAFADTVDPAVLDGLPLHLRVKWQLIRERRTAELLALLAHESTDRDTFHVRGLLRPRAQYPGVAGPLPRKVAALSAADLPVHAHLTEAVWRDGLLHLEGYAYVRNAPGGPVAAGWLRSGRRLVPLRLRRTVTDDAAAGSGRSLHGYERSGFQTVLDPRRLVTRATTRGTRTLWKLEAVVVGAGRPRRGPMRLLGNPAAPAVRYVDERTRVVPLLSGNKLELRAERIDAVLAGHGPTDAGDGIRIAVRLLCGDDAPTALRLQEWRTKEVREFPLTADEGSDGRTVVAEVPLMTFRGSDGDWGVQLTGGTRRLPVAARPETDAARYPLPGGREVYAAANPSGDLVLTDRDVRPVVTGTSWADDTGLVLEGTFPAVRYHTDELVLRHSGHQEEHTFAVERTGARFRAALSPGAVDGAGGVLPLAEGRWYPFLREVGETDPERYLPLRVVPQLHAGLPLWREAGGRRFTLERRFHDRLSLRSGSALAPAERGAYGQRLLRERRAGARGEELRDAVLYSSFDGRQYSDSPRAVHEELARRGTGVEHLWVVRDQQAAVPAGVRAVALHSAEWHEALATSRWIVTNTQLPEWFERAEGQFVVQTWHGTPLKRIGRDLAGTAFADTAYMESMPRRAAQWSVLVSPNSFSTPVLRRAFGHTGEVLECGYPRNDLLYAPDRAKTADAVRRSLAVPDGKRVVLYAPTWREDRPKRGGRYGLDLQLDLEEARKALGEDHVLLVRRHYLVGGSVPESDFVRDVSRHPDVAELMLISDVLVTDYSSLMFDFAHTGRPMLFHTYDLEHYRDTLRGFCFDFEDRAPGPLITDSAAVVEALRDPDAATACHREAYARFRESFCDFDDGTAAARVVDLMLKGAQA, from the coding sequence ATGGCACCCCGTCTCACCGTCGTCGTCCCGCTCTACAACGTCGAGGAGTACCTCGGAGCCTGCCTGGAATCGCTCGCCGGGCAGACCATGGCCGACCTGGAGGTCGTCATGGTCGACGACGGGTCGACGGACCGGAGTGCCGATGTGGCCATGGAGTTCTCCCGGCGGGACCCACGATTCCGGCTGATCCGGCAGAGGAACGAGGGGCTGGGGGCCGCGCGCAACGCGGGGGCCGCCCAGGCACACCCGGACGGCGGGTTCCTGACGTTCGTGGACAGCGACGACGTCGTGCCGCCGGGCGCCTTCGCCAGGATGCTCGGCGAACTCGACGCCTCCGGCTCGGACTTCGCGACGGGCAACGTCCTCAGGCTCCGGGCGGACGGACTGCTCGAACAGTCCCCGATGTTCCGCAGGCCGATGGAGAAGCCCCGCCGGGCCACCCACGTCACCCGGGACTGGATCCTGCTGGGCGACCGCATCGCGTGCAACAAGGTGTTCCGCAGGTCCTTCTGGGACCAGCACGCCTTCACCTTCCCGACGGGTGTCCTGTACGAGGACATCGCGGTGGTCCTGCCCGCCCACTTCCTGGCGCGGAGCGTCGACGTCGTGGAGGAGCCGGTCTACCACTGGCGGGACCGCGCCGGCTCGATCACCACCCGGCGCGCGGTGGCCCGGGGCATCCGCGACCGGGTCACGGCGGTGTCCACGGTGAGCCGCTTCCTCGCGGACCGGGGCATGACCGAAGGGAAGCGGCGCTACGACGAGCACGCGCTCTCGGGCGACCTGTGGCTGTTCATCGAGGCACTCCCGGACGGCGACGAGGACTTCCACGAGGCCTTCCTCACCCACACCAACGCCTTCGCCGACACGGTCGACCCCGCCGTCCTCGACGGGCTGCCCCTGCACCTCAGGGTCAAGTGGCAGCTGATCCGCGAGCGCAGGACCGCGGAGCTGCTCGCACTCCTGGCCCACGAGTCCACGGACCGCGACACCTTCCACGTCCGGGGGCTGCTGCGGCCACGGGCCCAGTACCCGGGCGTCGCCGGCCCCCTCCCTCGCAAGGTCGCCGCGCTGTCCGCCGCGGACCTCCCCGTGCACGCGCACCTCACCGAGGCGGTGTGGCGGGACGGGCTGCTGCACCTCGAGGGCTACGCGTACGTCCGCAATGCCCCGGGCGGGCCGGTGGCGGCGGGCTGGCTGAGGTCGGGCCGGCGGCTGGTCCCGCTCCGGCTGCGCAGGACGGTGACGGACGACGCGGCCGCCGGATCGGGCCGCTCGCTGCACGGCTACGAACGCTCCGGTTTCCAGACGGTCCTCGACCCGCGACGGCTCGTCACCCGGGCGACCACCCGGGGCACGCGGACCCTGTGGAAGCTGGAAGCCGTCGTCGTCGGCGCCGGACGGCCGCGCCGTGGGCCGATGCGGCTGCTCGGCAATCCGGCCGCGCCCGCCGTGCGGTACGTCGACGAGCGCACCCGGGTCGTCCCGCTGCTCTCCGGGAACAAGCTGGAGCTGCGCGCCGAGCGGATCGACGCCGTGCTCGCCGGCCACGGGCCGACGGACGCCGGTGACGGGATCCGGATCGCGGTGCGGCTGCTGTGCGGGGACGACGCGCCGACGGCCCTGAGGCTCCAGGAGTGGCGTACGAAGGAGGTCCGCGAGTTCCCCCTGACGGCGGACGAGGGCTCGGACGGCCGCACCGTCGTCGCCGAGGTGCCGCTGATGACGTTCCGGGGCTCCGACGGCGACTGGGGTGTCCAGCTCACCGGCGGGACGCGCCGGCTTCCGGTCGCCGCCCGCCCGGAGACCGACGCCGCGCGGTACCCGCTGCCCGGCGGCCGTGAGGTCTACGCCGCCGCGAACCCGTCCGGTGACCTGGTGCTCACCGACCGGGACGTGCGGCCCGTCGTCACCGGCACGTCCTGGGCCGACGACACGGGCCTGGTCCTCGAAGGGACCTTCCCGGCGGTGCGGTACCACACCGACGAGCTGGTCCTGCGGCACAGCGGCCACCAGGAGGAGCACACCTTCGCCGTGGAACGCACGGGCGCCCGGTTCCGTGCGGCGCTGTCCCCCGGGGCCGTCGACGGGGCCGGGGGTGTGCTGCCGCTCGCCGAGGGCCGGTGGTACCCCTTCCTCAGGGAAGTGGGCGAGACCGACCCGGAGCGATACCTCCCGCTGCGGGTGGTGCCCCAGTTGCACGCCGGGCTGCCGCTGTGGCGGGAGGCGGGAGGCCGCCGCTTCACCCTGGAGCGGCGCTTCCACGACCGGCTCTCCCTGCGGTCCGGCAGCGCCCTGGCGCCGGCGGAGCGGGGTGCGTACGGGCAGCGGCTGCTGCGTGAGCGCCGGGCGGGCGCGCGCGGGGAGGAGCTCCGCGACGCCGTGCTGTACTCCAGCTTCGACGGGCGGCAGTACTCCGACTCGCCCCGCGCCGTCCACGAGGAGCTGGCCCGGCGCGGCACCGGCGTCGAACACCTCTGGGTGGTCCGGGACCAGCAGGCCGCCGTGCCCGCCGGGGTGCGCGCCGTCGCCCTGCACAGCGCGGAGTGGCACGAGGCGCTGGCCACGAGCCGGTGGATCGTCACCAACACCCAGCTGCCCGAGTGGTTCGAACGCGCGGAGGGCCAGTTCGTCGTCCAGACCTGGCACGGCACCCCGCTCAAGCGCATCGGACGCGACCTGGCGGGCACCGCCTTCGCGGACACCGCGTACATGGAGTCCATGCCGCGGCGGGCCGCCCAGTGGAGCGTGCTCGTGTCGCCCAACAGCTTCTCCACACCCGTCCTGCGCCGCGCCTTCGGCCACACGGGCGAGGTGCTCGAGTGCGGCTACCCGCGCAACGACCTGCTGTACGCCCCCGACCGGGCGAAGACGGCCGACGCGGTCCGGCGGTCCCTCGCCGTGCCCGACGGGAAACGGGTCGTCCTGTACGCACCGACCTGGCGCGAGGACCGGCCCAAGCGCGGCGGACGCTACGGGCTCGACCTCCAACTGGACCTGGAGGAAGCCCGGAAGGCGCTCGGCGAGGACCACGTCCTGCTGGTCCGCCGCCACTACCTGGTCGGCGGGAGCGTCCCGGAGAGCGACTTCGTCCGCGACGTGTCGCGCCACCCCGACGTCGCCGAACTGATGCTGATCAGCGATGTGCTGGTCACGGACTACTCGTCCCTGATGTTCGACTTCGCCCATACGGGCCGGCCGATGCTGTTCCACACCTACGACCTGGAGCACTACCGCGACACCCTGCGCGGCTTCTGCTTCGACTTCGAGGACCGGGCGCCCGGCCCGCTGATCACCGACTCGGCGGCGGTCGTCGAGGCACTGCGCGACCCGGACGCCGCGACCGCCTGCCACCGTGAGGCGTACGCCCGCTTCCGGGAGTCGTTCTGCGACTTCGACGACGGGACCGCCGCCGCCCGGGTCGTGGACCTGATGCTGAAGGGGGCACAGGCATGA
- a CDS encoding CDP-glycerol glycerophosphotransferase family protein, translating into MNTPDFSCVITAGEGGEEALAASLESVLDQSLRAVEALVVLPAGAPAALRTAAGTQAGRFPDRVRVLDPGTDRVASLRNTGLDAARGTYVVVLDAGERLQRHACRNLWEAGTRTRADLVAGGWSRLTGDGTKEREPSWQQTLFARSRTVARFTEAPELAVRDALLTGFCVRRAALERRALRYDEDLTRSEVLFGPLVAAVVGRIALVRRRIVSGRALPDAGRDLAGLVEAHRRVSHVLVAQGLTELREERDRAFLLDHLVPLVRTFPERPAAARENVAATAARVLPEVVPEPVLLTLPPVERVGVRLLERGDADGVLTAAYALRRRNVVAAALSVRDDGRVFWPGGPDPVLDVTELGHQYRPFDELKLMNRVTRYEARGSRVLLAGRLVLPSHTGPGPDGTLTARLEFRVRDGSRTFRAPVDSLRPDATGISWSTGIDVTRLLRPFGPRDTVWDARMVLEDGRTRSVSDLFAPHDLVGPGDRSPARPRLGRTTGDTWQPYITLRDHLALRLEARLPPARTARRLVHYATHFRPARRMRLVLRALGRRRDRLRSRGFKAAVYRSWLLRLPVRKGSVVFESHMGTCYGDSPRAVHEEVRARGLRLRSVWAYADSTDGFPTDARLVRRWSWRYLWALARAEYWVDNQGFPQNLDKPSGTTYLQTWHGSAYKRMGFDETRVRLQNTPQRERLQRAVHRFDHFLVRSGHDERTLARAYRLPERTLLRTGYPRNDTLLAARARDETEGRLPRPALAAELGLPDHRKVVLYAPTFRGGPGKRKRQRPLFDVARFAERFGDTCTLLVRAHYLEAASLPACPPGTVVDVSRHHDVSELLALSDVLVTDYSSIMFDYALLDRPIVLFAPDLDAYAAERGSYFDLREKAPGPVTATEEELFAVLSRLKTADTGFQERRAAFAEEFGAYDRGDAARAVVDTVFARHIAPSRTVPAGEAGR; encoded by the coding sequence ATGAACACGCCCGACTTCAGCTGCGTGATCACCGCCGGCGAGGGCGGGGAGGAGGCCCTGGCCGCGTCCCTGGAGTCCGTGCTGGACCAGAGCCTGCGCGCCGTCGAGGCCCTCGTCGTGCTGCCCGCCGGGGCCCCCGCCGCACTGCGGACGGCGGCCGGAACACAGGCCGGGCGCTTCCCGGACCGGGTCCGGGTGCTCGACCCCGGCACGGACCGCGTCGCCTCGCTGCGCAACACGGGCCTGGACGCGGCGCGCGGCACGTACGTCGTCGTGCTCGACGCCGGTGAACGTCTCCAACGCCACGCCTGCCGCAACCTCTGGGAGGCCGGGACCCGTACCCGTGCCGACCTCGTCGCCGGAGGCTGGAGCCGGCTCACCGGTGACGGGACGAAGGAACGCGAACCCTCCTGGCAGCAAACGCTGTTCGCACGCTCCCGCACCGTCGCCCGGTTCACCGAAGCCCCCGAACTGGCCGTGCGCGACGCCCTGCTGACCGGATTCTGCGTCCGCCGCGCGGCTCTGGAACGTCGTGCCCTGCGCTACGACGAGGACCTGACCCGCAGCGAGGTCCTGTTCGGCCCCCTGGTGGCGGCCGTGGTCGGCCGGATCGCACTCGTACGCCGCCGGATCGTCTCGGGGCGGGCGCTGCCCGACGCCGGCCGGGACCTCGCCGGGCTCGTCGAGGCGCACCGGCGGGTGAGCCATGTGCTGGTGGCCCAGGGGCTGACGGAACTGCGCGAGGAGAGGGACCGGGCCTTCCTGCTGGACCACCTCGTGCCGCTCGTGCGGACCTTCCCCGAACGGCCCGCCGCCGCACGCGAAAACGTCGCGGCGACGGCGGCCCGGGTGCTGCCCGAGGTCGTCCCCGAGCCGGTCCTGCTGACCCTGCCGCCCGTCGAGCGCGTCGGCGTCCGGCTGCTGGAGCGGGGCGACGCGGACGGGGTGCTCACGGCGGCGTACGCGCTGCGGCGGCGGAACGTCGTGGCAGCGGCACTCTCCGTGCGGGACGACGGCCGGGTGTTCTGGCCGGGCGGGCCCGACCCCGTGCTGGACGTCACCGAACTCGGCCATCAGTACCGGCCGTTCGACGAGCTGAAACTGATGAACAGGGTCACCCGCTACGAGGCCCGCGGCAGCCGGGTCCTGCTCGCGGGCCGGCTCGTCCTGCCCTCGCACACCGGGCCCGGCCCGGACGGCACCCTCACCGCCCGTCTGGAGTTCCGCGTACGCGACGGCTCCCGCACCTTCCGCGCCCCGGTCGATTCACTGAGGCCCGACGCCACCGGGATCAGCTGGTCCACCGGCATCGACGTGACCCGTCTGCTGCGCCCCTTCGGTCCGCGCGACACGGTGTGGGACGCGCGGATGGTGCTCGAGGACGGCCGGACCCGCTCGGTGAGCGACCTCTTCGCGCCGCACGACCTCGTCGGGCCCGGGGACCGTTCCCCCGCCCGGCCGCGGCTGGGCAGGACGACCGGGGACACCTGGCAGCCCTACATCACCCTCAGGGACCATCTGGCACTCAGGCTCGAAGCACGCCTGCCTCCCGCCCGTACGGCCCGCAGGCTCGTCCACTACGCCACCCACTTCCGTCCCGCACGCCGGATGAGGCTGGTGCTGCGCGCCCTGGGCAGGCGCCGGGACCGACTGCGATCGCGGGGTTTCAAGGCCGCGGTCTACCGCTCCTGGCTGCTCCGGCTGCCCGTGCGCAAGGGGTCCGTGGTCTTCGAGAGCCACATGGGCACCTGCTACGGCGACAGCCCCCGCGCCGTCCACGAGGAGGTGCGCGCCCGGGGGCTCCGGCTGCGCAGCGTCTGGGCCTACGCCGATTCCACGGACGGTTTCCCCACGGACGCCCGGCTCGTGCGCCGCTGGTCCTGGCGCTATCTGTGGGCCCTCGCCCGGGCGGAGTACTGGGTCGACAACCAGGGGTTCCCGCAGAACCTCGACAAGCCCTCCGGCACGACCTACCTCCAGACCTGGCACGGGTCGGCGTACAAGCGCATGGGCTTCGACGAGACCCGGGTGCGTCTGCAGAACACCCCGCAGCGCGAACGGCTCCAGCGGGCCGTGCACCGCTTCGACCACTTCCTCGTACGGTCCGGGCACGACGAGCGCACACTGGCCCGCGCCTACCGGCTGCCCGAGCGGACGCTGCTGCGCACCGGCTACCCACGCAACGACACCCTGCTCGCCGCGCGTGCCAGGGACGAGACCGAGGGGCGGCTGCCCCGTCCGGCGCTCGCGGCGGAGCTCGGCCTGCCCGACCACCGCAAGGTCGTGCTGTACGCGCCGACCTTCCGGGGCGGGCCGGGCAAGCGCAAGCGGCAGCGGCCGCTGTTCGACGTGGCGCGCTTCGCGGAGCGCTTCGGCGACACCTGCACGCTGCTGGTGCGGGCGCACTACCTGGAGGCGGCGAGTCTGCCCGCGTGTCCGCCGGGGACGGTCGTGGACGTCTCGCGCCACCACGACGTCAGCGAACTCCTCGCGCTCTCCGACGTGCTGGTCACGGACTACTCGTCGATCATGTTCGACTACGCCCTCCTGGACCGCCCCATCGTCCTCTTCGCCCCCGATCTCGATGCCTACGCGGCCGAGCGGGGCAGCTACTTCGACCTGCGGGAGAAGGCGCCGGGACCGGTCACGGCGACCGAGGAGGAACTGTTCGCCGTGCTGTCACGACTGAAGACCGCCGACACCGGGTTCCAGGAGCGACGTGCGGCTTTCGCCGAGGAGTTCGGCGCCTACGACCGCGGGGACGCGGCCCGTGCGGTGGTCGACACCGTGTTCGCCCGGCACATCGCCCCGTCCCGCACCGTCCCTGCCGGGGAGGCCGGCCGATGA
- a CDS encoding CDP-glycerol glycerophosphotransferase family protein, producing MLLSVVVPAHRVQGYLRAALESVTGQAPAGDGRAEPELIAVCTPDSPLELDVAREAAGRDPRVRVLVLDRPWDTGAARNAGAAAARGTYLLFLDGDDLLLPGAVAEISERLSDDRSEARPGEDRPDGRAPEDPPGARLPQDPPDVVRLGHDRVDWWGTVRPGDATLPAARNQLFRRAFWEAHGLRFTEGPYDDVVPVHRAALLASDAGTLAELDRICVRHRLRRTGTSAAPPGRTHFAVVHAYERLAAETGGDPRIRAARAAHLTAVLDDPARIAPGDRAAFFRAARLPGRYTAHLVRTVLRAGRARARAVARAGRKSLRARVLKVLYRADLLRPLDPRLAVYGAYWNRGVACNPAAVYAKARELVPHVRGVWVVSSRHRERMPPGVPYVIEGSRAYWRTMATATYLVNNSSFPGGFTKRPGQTYLQTHHGTPLKTMGLDQLPYPALTGGVSFERIVAHADQWDFSLSANPHSTEVWDRVYPSSYEQLPYGYPRNDVLCTAGPERAGKIRAELGVAPGSTVLLYAPTHRDYRRGFVPRLDLERLSRELGPGFTLLVRAHYFYGRPAGTAAGDRVIDVTAHPAVEDLFLAADGLITDYSSLMFDYACLDRPIIAYVPDWQAYRAARGTYIDLLSGRPGDTPGAVATTEDELVGVLRGGTWRSPEAEALRAAFRDRFCPYDDGRAAERVVRRIFPVGPG from the coding sequence ATGCTCCTCAGTGTCGTCGTACCCGCCCACCGTGTTCAGGGGTACCTGAGAGCGGCCCTGGAGTCCGTGACCGGGCAGGCGCCGGCCGGGGACGGCCGGGCCGAGCCGGAGCTGATCGCCGTCTGCACGCCCGACAGCCCGCTGGAGCTCGACGTCGCGCGGGAGGCCGCCGGGCGGGACCCCCGGGTGCGGGTGCTGGTCCTCGACCGCCCCTGGGACACGGGTGCGGCCCGTAACGCAGGTGCGGCGGCGGCGCGCGGGACCTATCTGCTCTTCCTCGACGGGGACGACCTGCTCCTTCCCGGAGCGGTGGCGGAGATCTCCGAGCGCCTGTCGGACGACCGGTCCGAGGCGCGGCCGGGGGAGGACCGGCCGGACGGGCGGGCGCCGGAGGACCCGCCCGGCGCGCGCCTGCCGCAGGACCCGCCCGACGTGGTGCGCCTGGGCCACGACCGGGTCGACTGGTGGGGCACGGTCCGGCCGGGCGACGCCACCCTGCCGGCGGCCCGCAACCAGCTCTTCCGCCGCGCCTTCTGGGAGGCCCACGGACTCCGCTTCACCGAGGGCCCCTACGACGACGTCGTGCCCGTCCACCGCGCGGCCCTCCTCGCGTCCGACGCGGGAACCCTCGCCGAGCTCGACCGGATCTGCGTACGCCACCGGCTGCGCCGCACGGGCACCTCCGCCGCGCCACCGGGCCGCACGCACTTCGCCGTCGTCCACGCCTACGAACGGCTGGCCGCCGAGACCGGCGGGGACCCGCGGATCCGGGCCGCTCGCGCCGCGCACCTCACGGCCGTGCTCGACGACCCGGCCCGCATCGCCCCGGGCGACCGCGCCGCCTTCTTCCGGGCGGCGCGGCTCCCCGGCCGCTACACCGCGCACCTGGTCCGGACGGTGCTGCGCGCCGGACGTGCCCGGGCGCGAGCCGTCGCGCGCGCGGGCAGGAAATCGCTGCGCGCCCGCGTGCTGAAGGTCCTCTACCGCGCCGACCTGCTCCGGCCGCTGGATCCCCGCCTCGCCGTCTACGGGGCCTACTGGAACAGAGGCGTCGCCTGCAATCCGGCCGCCGTCTACGCCAAGGCCCGCGAACTGGTCCCGCACGTCCGGGGTGTCTGGGTCGTCTCCTCCCGCCACCGCGAGCGGATGCCGCCCGGAGTGCCGTACGTCATCGAGGGCTCCCGCGCCTACTGGCGGACCATGGCCACCGCGACGTACCTCGTCAACAACTCCAGCTTCCCCGGCGGCTTCACCAAACGGCCGGGCCAGACCTACCTCCAGACCCATCACGGGACCCCGCTGAAGACCATGGGCCTGGACCAGCTCCCGTACCCCGCCCTCACCGGCGGCGTCAGCTTCGAGCGGATCGTCGCCCACGCCGACCAGTGGGACTTCAGCCTCTCCGCCAACCCGCACAGCACCGAGGTCTGGGACCGGGTCTACCCCTCCTCCTACGAGCAACTGCCGTACGGCTACCCGCGCAACGACGTCCTGTGCACGGCCGGCCCCGAGCGGGCCGGCAAGATCCGGGCGGAACTCGGTGTCGCGCCCGGATCGACCGTCCTGCTGTACGCGCCCACCCACCGCGACTACCGCAGGGGTTTCGTCCCCCGGCTCGACCTGGAGCGCCTCAGCCGCGAACTGGGCCCCGGCTTCACGCTGCTGGTACGCGCCCACTACTTCTACGGGCGTCCGGCCGGGACGGCTGCGGGGGACCGGGTCATCGACGTCACCGCCCACCCCGCCGTCGAGGACCTCTTCCTGGCGGCCGACGGGCTGATCACCGACTACTCGTCCCTGATGTTCGACTACGCCTGCCTGGACCGCCCGATCATCGCCTACGTCCCCGACTGGCAGGCCTACCGCGCCGCTCGCGGCACGTACATAGACCTGCTGTCCGGCCGTCCAGGCGACACCCCGGGGGCGGTCGCCACCACCGAGGACGAGCTCGTCGGCGTACTGCGCGGCGGCACCTGGAGGTCCCCGGAGGCAGAGGCGCTGCGCGCGGCGTTCCGCGACCGCTTCTGCCCGTACGACGACGGGCGCGCGGCGGAGCGGGTGGTGCGGCGGATCTTCCCGGTGGGTCCGGGCTGA
- a CDS encoding methyltransferase domain-containing protein, translated as MHRSAYEQMQLCIEEYLPRARRHRVVDLGSRISGKQTRTHRGLLADHDIDYFGVDVLEGPNVDAVMTRPYRIPAKSRSADVVLSGQAFEHIPFFWVSMMEIARVLRPGGYAFITAPSRGHAHDAQDCWRYYPDGFRAMAAHSRLELCEAYTDFPPAKGIWHDYAAIDSKAAYWGDSVGVFRRPRPHRRPVTRLKNVVADFAVRETAVWWANRAGGVDRVPLPRPLDGRERCGRPDSRTVPSTTG; from the coding sequence ATGCACCGGTCCGCCTACGAGCAGATGCAGCTCTGCATCGAGGAGTACCTGCCCAGGGCGCGCAGGCACCGCGTCGTGGACCTCGGCTCACGCATCTCCGGGAAGCAGACCCGCACGCATCGGGGGCTGCTGGCGGACCACGACATCGACTACTTCGGGGTCGACGTCCTCGAAGGACCCAACGTGGACGCGGTCATGACCCGCCCCTACCGGATCCCCGCGAAGTCGCGGAGCGCCGACGTGGTGCTGTCCGGGCAGGCGTTCGAGCACATCCCCTTCTTCTGGGTGTCGATGATGGAGATCGCCCGCGTGCTCAGGCCCGGCGGTTACGCCTTCATCACCGCGCCCTCGCGCGGGCACGCCCACGACGCGCAGGACTGCTGGCGCTACTACCCCGACGGCTTCCGCGCGATGGCAGCCCACTCGCGTCTCGAACTCTGCGAGGCGTACACGGACTTCCCTCCGGCCAAGGGCATCTGGCACGACTACGCCGCCATCGACTCCAAGGCCGCCTACTGGGGCGACTCGGTGGGCGTCTTCCGCCGCCCGCGGCCCCACCGGCGGCCGGTGACCCGGCTGAAGAACGTGGTGGCCGACTTCGCCGTGCGCGAGACGGCGGTGTGGTGGGCCAACCGGGCCGGGGGAGTGGACCGGGTCCCGCTGCCGCGCCCGCTGGACGGGCGGGAGCGCTGCGGGCGCCCGGACAGCCGTACGGTTCCATCAACTACAGGTTGA